In Sphingomonas phyllosphaerae, one DNA window encodes the following:
- a CDS encoding redoxin domain-containing protein, with protein sequence MRRLLAAVTALTLAAPAAATLAPGAKAPDFSTRGAIAGKVVPVRLSEQLKRGPVVLYFFPAAFTGGCNAEARAFAEKVDAFRAAGATVIGMSADNVPDLQRFSSSECAGKFAVASAGPKVVAGYDVALGREIKGRQVTSRTSYVIGRDGRIASVWSDMNPAEHVTRSLEAVHKLTGR encoded by the coding sequence ATGCGTCGTCTGCTCGCTGCCGTCACTGCCCTGACCCTCGCCGCTCCCGCTGCCGCGACGCTCGCGCCCGGTGCGAAGGCGCCCGACTTCTCCACCCGCGGCGCGATCGCGGGCAAGGTGGTGCCGGTGCGGCTGTCCGAACAGCTCAAGCGCGGCCCGGTCGTGCTATACTTCTTCCCCGCCGCCTTCACCGGCGGCTGTAATGCCGAGGCGCGCGCCTTTGCCGAGAAGGTCGACGCGTTCCGCGCTGCGGGTGCGACGGTGATCGGCATGTCGGCGGACAACGTCCCCGACCTGCAACGCTTCTCGTCGAGCGAGTGCGCGGGCAAGTTCGCGGTCGCCAGCGCCGGGCCGAAGGTCGTCGCCGGCTATGACGTCGCGCTCGGCCGCGAGATCAAGGGGCGGCAGGTCACCAGCCGCACCAGCTATGTCATCGGTCGTGACGGGCGAATCGCCTCGGTCTGGTCGGACATGAATCCCGCCGAGCACGTCACGCGCTCGCTGGAGGCGGTGCACAAGCTCACGGGTCGCTAG
- a CDS encoding TIGR02186 family protein, producing MAQAKPLLVPDVSQREIDIAYSFAGAELLLFGAIIYPGGRPPTDTKGADVVVVVKGPTQSIVIREKEKVAGIWVNAGRLRYRSAPSFYAVASSRPLDELVDARTRAIYELGLDSLQLSPASAAPSDVQDRFTRGLVEQRVRTGLFYEAPRAVEISDGVLYRARVSIPARVPVGRFTAETFLVRDGRVLAVAVRDIDIRKKGFERFVAQAANRHEWLYGGAAVLLSVALGWGAGRLARR from the coding sequence ATGGCGCAGGCCAAGCCGCTGCTGGTGCCCGATGTGTCGCAGCGCGAGATCGATATCGCCTACAGCTTTGCGGGCGCCGAGCTGCTGCTGTTCGGCGCGATCATCTATCCGGGCGGGCGACCGCCCACCGACACCAAGGGTGCGGACGTCGTGGTGGTCGTCAAGGGGCCGACGCAATCGATCGTGATCCGCGAGAAGGAAAAGGTCGCGGGTATCTGGGTCAATGCCGGGCGGCTGCGCTATCGCTCGGCCCCGTCCTTCTACGCGGTTGCTTCCTCGCGGCCGCTCGACGAGCTGGTCGATGCGCGCACGCGCGCGATCTACGAGCTGGGGCTCGACAGCCTGCAATTGTCGCCTGCGTCCGCCGCCCCGTCCGATGTGCAGGATCGCTTCACGCGCGGGCTTGTCGAACAACGCGTGCGCACCGGGCTGTTCTACGAAGCGCCGCGCGCTGTCGAGATCAGCGATGGCGTATTGTACCGCGCACGCGTGTCGATCCCGGCGCGCGTACCGGTCGGCCGCTTCACCGCCGAAACCTTCCTGGTGCGCGACGGGCGGGTGCTGGCGGTGGCGGTACGCGACATCGACATCCGCAAGAAGGGCTTCGAGCGCTTCGTGGCCCAGGCTGCCAATCGCCATGAATGGCTATACGGCGGGGCGGCGGTGCTGCTGTCGGTCGCGCTCGGCTGGGGGGCCGGGCGACTGGCGCGACGCTGA
- a CDS encoding lysophospholipid acyltransferase family protein has translation MNWLRTIIFRVIFYIASVPIVATTPIAALFGQRTVIAHADRWSRLHRVLMRWILGIRPRVEGEVPVGQFLYVAKHEAMYETLELQLILGSPAMVLKRELMRIPLWGWSAVKYGAIVVDREASAKALRAMMKEGAAVRATGRSVVVYAEGTRVPHGESPPLRSGFAGLYKALGLPVVPIALDSGRLLPKKGAKRPGIVTIRIGEPIPPGLPRGEAEARVHAAINALNH, from the coding sequence GTGAACTGGCTGCGCACGATCATCTTCCGTGTGATCTTCTACATCGCCTCGGTGCCGATCGTCGCGACGACGCCGATCGCAGCATTGTTCGGGCAACGCACGGTCATCGCGCACGCCGACCGCTGGTCGCGACTGCATCGGGTCTTGATGCGCTGGATCCTCGGCATTCGCCCACGGGTCGAGGGCGAGGTGCCGGTCGGGCAATTCCTGTACGTCGCCAAGCACGAGGCGATGTACGAGACGTTGGAGCTGCAGTTGATCCTCGGCTCGCCCGCGATGGTGCTGAAGCGCGAGCTGATGCGTATTCCGCTATGGGGATGGTCGGCGGTGAAATATGGCGCGATCGTCGTCGATCGCGAAGCATCGGCGAAGGCGCTGCGGGCGATGATGAAGGAGGGGGCAGCGGTGCGTGCGACCGGGCGATCGGTGGTCGTCTATGCCGAAGGAACGCGCGTGCCGCATGGCGAGTCGCCGCCGCTGCGCTCCGGTTTTGCAGGCTTGTATAAGGCCTTGGGGCTGCCGGTCGTGCCGATCGCGCTCGATAGCGGGCGATTGCTGCCCAAAAAGGGCGCCAAGCGCCCCGGCATCGTCACGATCCGGATCGGCGAGCCGATCCCGCCGGGGCTGCCGCGCGGCGAGGCCGAGGCGCGCGTCCACGCCGCCATCAACGCGCTCAATCATTAG
- a CDS encoding ubiquinol-cytochrome C chaperone — protein MPLYDAVVARARAPHWYIDGAVPDTLDGRFDMVAAVLSMVLLRLENDPDGAEPIARLTERFVDDMDAQVRQIGFGDMVVGKHVGKMMGMLGGRLGAYREGLANGGIDEALVRNLYRGAAPNAAAVAHVRGELVAWHEALAAVPLSQLVEGRMA, from the coding sequence ATGCCGCTGTACGATGCGGTGGTCGCCCGCGCCCGCGCACCGCATTGGTATATCGACGGGGCGGTTCCCGATACACTCGATGGGCGCTTCGACATGGTCGCCGCGGTCCTGTCGATGGTGCTGCTGCGGCTGGAAAACGATCCGGACGGCGCGGAGCCGATCGCACGGCTGACCGAGCGCTTCGTCGATGACATGGACGCGCAGGTCCGCCAGATCGGCTTCGGCGACATGGTGGTCGGGAAGCATGTCGGCAAGATGATGGGAATGCTCGGCGGCAGGCTGGGAGCGTACCGAGAGGGGCTGGCGAACGGCGGAATAGACGAGGCGTTGGTGCGCAACCTGTATCGCGGTGCTGCCCCGAACGCGGCGGCAGTGGCGCATGTGCGTGGGGAACTTGTCGCCTGGCACGAGGCACTCGCCGCCGTGCCGCTCTCGCAATTGGTGGAAGGACGAATGGCATGA
- a CDS encoding GGDEF domain-containing protein, whose protein sequence is MASRAVDIGQANGGDRLFARIGAFLAAHRLSPDPAHYAFAYEVVANASGLIAQRVAALTDGGVRLTSQDIESLGGATSAGAPIGDVAADDSAMSGDVDAQQALLERMMFQLDGFGDAMRIVHAEANDFGRDLQRSADTMRDMGAEAGIEAITQLTADMIGRVQRAESKLDSALRETEELRTALDEARGSARTDPLTDLPNRRAFDEAFAALHRDTPVTVAICDIDHFKRVNDNFGHAVGDRVIRMVAQTLATEKGAMVARYGGEEFAMLFENVAIDDAARAIERVRHTISERRPRVRETGESIGTISFSAGVAEGRVGEGRAALMARADAALYRAKDQGRARTITSDTTP, encoded by the coding sequence ATGGCGAGCAGGGCGGTCGATATCGGGCAAGCGAACGGGGGGGATCGCCTGTTCGCCCGGATCGGCGCCTTCCTCGCGGCGCACCGGCTCAGCCCGGATCCGGCGCATTACGCCTTTGCCTATGAGGTCGTCGCCAATGCGAGCGGCCTGATCGCGCAGCGTGTCGCCGCCCTCACAGACGGCGGGGTGCGCCTGACCAGCCAGGATATCGAAAGCCTGGGAGGCGCGACCAGCGCCGGCGCACCGATCGGCGATGTCGCAGCGGACGATTCGGCGATGAGCGGCGATGTCGACGCACAACAGGCGTTGCTGGAACGGATGATGTTCCAGCTCGATGGCTTCGGCGATGCGATGCGGATCGTCCATGCCGAAGCGAACGACTTCGGCCGCGACCTGCAACGCTCGGCCGATACGATGCGCGACATGGGGGCGGAGGCGGGGATCGAGGCGATCACCCAGCTGACCGCCGACATGATCGGCCGCGTGCAGCGCGCCGAATCGAAGCTCGACTCGGCGCTGCGCGAAACCGAGGAGTTGCGCACTGCGCTCGACGAGGCGCGCGGCTCTGCACGGACCGATCCGCTCACCGACCTGCCGAATCGTCGCGCGTTCGACGAGGCGTTCGCCGCGCTGCATCGCGACACGCCGGTGACGGTGGCGATCTGCGACATCGATCACTTCAAGCGCGTCAACGACAATTTCGGCCATGCGGTCGGCGACCGGGTGATCCGCATGGTCGCGCAGACGCTGGCGACCGAAAAGGGCGCGATGGTCGCGCGCTACGGCGGCGAGGAATTCGCCATGCTGTTCGAGAACGTCGCGATCGACGACGCCGCGCGCGCGATCGAGCGTGTCCGCCACACGATCTCGGAACGTCGCCCGCGGGTTCGCGAAACCGGCGAGTCGATCGGCACCATCTCCTTCTCGGCCGGGGTGGCCGAGGGGCGCGTCGGCGAAGGGCGCGCGGCGTTGATGGCGCGCGCCGACGCCGCGCTGTACCGCGCCAAGGATCAGGGGCGCGCGCGGACGATCACATCGGACACCACGCCGTAA
- the crtY gene encoding lycopene beta-cyclase CrtY, whose amino-acid sequence MPATHKCDLAIVGGGLSGALIALAVQARHPGMDVRLVEAGDAIGGNHFWSFFGADLHGAEQALVAPLIAHGWPDYDVRFPGHARTLAQPYYTLRSAALDAQVRRILPKRAVMTGRSVLACSPTAVVLADGDRLSATGVIDARGVGDLSLLTGGWQKFVGHELRVAGGHGVTRPVVMDATVPQLDGYRFVYLLPFTPDTLLVEDTYYSDTPVLDDATIAARIGDYVRERGWQAEVIHRERGVLPVVSGGDFDAYWQSTGPKVAKAGVRAGLFHPTTGYSLPDAARIAVLIAHQRDLSGNALHDLTFRHAARSWRQRGFYRMLDLMLFKAADPDQRYRVLERFYRLSPGLVARFYAARSTGLDKMRVLSGKPPVPVGRAIAALGGRA is encoded by the coding sequence ATGCCCGCCACCCACAAATGCGACCTTGCGATCGTCGGCGGCGGCCTGTCCGGTGCGCTGATCGCGCTGGCGGTACAGGCGCGACATCCGGGCATGGACGTGCGGCTGGTCGAGGCCGGCGACGCGATTGGCGGCAATCATTTCTGGTCGTTCTTCGGCGCGGACCTGCACGGGGCCGAGCAGGCGCTGGTCGCGCCGCTGATCGCGCACGGCTGGCCCGACTATGACGTGCGATTTCCCGGCCATGCGCGGACGCTGGCGCAGCCTTATTATACGCTCCGCTCCGCCGCGCTCGATGCGCAGGTGCGCAGGATCCTGCCGAAACGCGCGGTGATGACGGGCCGCTCGGTGCTGGCGTGCAGCCCGACCGCGGTGGTGCTGGCGGATGGCGACCGGCTGAGCGCCACCGGCGTGATCGACGCACGCGGCGTCGGCGACCTGTCGCTGCTGACCGGCGGGTGGCAGAAGTTCGTCGGGCACGAATTGCGCGTGGCGGGCGGGCACGGCGTGACGCGCCCGGTGGTGATGGACGCGACGGTGCCGCAACTCGACGGCTATCGCTTCGTCTATCTGCTGCCGTTCACCCCGGACACCTTGCTGGTCGAGGACACTTATTACAGCGATACGCCGGTGCTGGACGACGCGACGATCGCGGCGCGGATTGGCGATTATGTGCGCGAGCGGGGCTGGCAGGCGGAGGTGATCCACCGCGAGCGCGGCGTGTTGCCGGTGGTGAGCGGGGGCGACTTCGACGCCTATTGGCAGTCCACCGGCCCGAAGGTCGCCAAGGCCGGGGTGCGCGCCGGATTGTTCCATCCGACGACCGGCTATTCGCTGCCCGATGCCGCCCGGATCGCGGTGCTGATCGCCCATCAGCGTGATCTTTCGGGGAATGCGCTGCACGACCTGACTTTTCGCCATGCCGCGCGTTCGTGGCGGCAACGAGGTTTCTACCGGATGCTCGACCTGATGCTGTTCAAGGCCGCCGATCCCGACCAGCGCTATCGCGTGCTGGAGCGTTTCTATCGCCTGTCGCCCGGGCTGGTGGCGCGTTTCTATGCCGCGCGCTCGACCGGGCTCGACAAGATGCGCGTGCTATCGGGGAAGCCACCGGTGCCGGTCGGCCGCGCGATCGCGGCGCTGGGAGGCCGCGCATGA
- a CDS encoding DUF1810 domain-containing protein, producing the protein MDLDRFVAAQATHYDTALAELTRGAKRSHWMWFVFPQLAGLGHSATARYYAIRDLAEARAYLAHPVLGPRYLACVDALAAHRGRSADAIMGGVDAIKLRSSLTLFDRAGAPPAVRDTLHAFFDGPDEATLRLLDA; encoded by the coding sequence ATGGATCTCGACCGCTTCGTCGCCGCGCAGGCGACCCATTACGATACCGCGCTCGCCGAACTGACGCGCGGCGCGAAACGGAGCCACTGGATGTGGTTCGTCTTTCCGCAGCTCGCCGGCCTCGGCCACAGCGCCACCGCGCGTTATTATGCGATCCGCGACCTCGCCGAAGCCCGCGCCTATCTGGCGCATCCCGTGCTCGGGCCGCGTTACCTGGCCTGCGTCGACGCGCTCGCGGCGCATCGCGGGCGATCGGCGGATGCGATCATGGGCGGGGTCGACGCGATCAAGCTACGCTCGTCGCTGACCTTGTTCGATCGTGCCGGCGCGCCGCCCGCGGTCCGGGACACGCTGCACGCCTTTTTCGACGGCCCGGACGAGGCGACGCTGCGCCTGCTCGATGCCTAG
- a CDS encoding DUF177 domain-containing protein has translation MTTEFSRVERLDTIGSEDRQVTIAADDAERLALARRFGLVALERLTATFAIRREGSAVMAHGHVSAAVVQSCTVTGASLPASVEEDVALRFVEPIDDIGGDEEIELSGDALDTIEIEGGGIDLGEAAAETMALSLDPFPRSPDAEAVLKQAGVISEEEAGAFGALAGLKAKLEGKA, from the coding sequence ATGACGACCGAATTCTCGCGGGTCGAGCGGCTCGACACGATCGGCAGCGAGGATCGTCAGGTAACGATCGCGGCCGACGACGCAGAGCGGCTCGCGCTCGCTCGCCGCTTCGGGCTCGTCGCCCTCGAGCGGCTGACCGCCACCTTCGCGATCCGCCGGGAAGGTAGTGCCGTCATGGCGCACGGCCATGTCAGCGCCGCGGTGGTGCAGAGCTGCACCGTCACGGGCGCCTCGCTACCGGCCAGCGTCGAGGAAGATGTCGCCCTGCGCTTCGTCGAGCCGATCGACGATATCGGCGGAGACGAGGAGATCGAATTGTCCGGCGACGCGCTCGACACGATCGAAATCGAGGGTGGCGGTATCGATCTGGGTGAGGCAGCGGCCGAGACGATGGCCCTCTCGCTCGATCCGTTCCCGCGCAGCCCGGACGCGGAGGCCGTGCTGAAACAGGCCGGGGTGATCAGCGAGGAAGAGGCCGGCGCCTTCGGTGCGCTGGCCGGACTGAAGGCCAAGCTCGAAGGAAAAGCCTGA
- a CDS encoding glycosyl transferase family protein, translating to MNDVLSVFDRAVAELALFAAVVILVGGIDDLVMDLFWWRVRRPEPDRLALVPAPPLPLAVFVPAWDERRVIGAMLRATLRRYDHPDYRLYVGCYPNDAGTLQEARAVAAEDERVRVVVVAHDGPTTKADCLNQLWQALLADDLAGARRTAAIVLHDAEDVVDPAELRVFDDHLRDVALVQLPVMPLIDRRRWLISGHYADEFAESHRRDLVVRSALEAAVPLAGVACAIRRDALDRLDDGSGTPFEPQSLTEDYELGLRVAALGLPARFVRLRERMNGRLIATRAYFPDTIEAAVRQKARWVNGIALLGWDRTGWGRRRHAAEYWMRMRDRRGLLTVLALIAAYLALIGWGVSSLAHLLTGRPAEPVGIGLRVLLTLNGGLLCWRLIARAMHTAAEHGWAEGVRALPRAMVSNGIAMLAARRALVRYLASFRGSPPRWEKTIHRFPDELPATS from the coding sequence ATGAATGACGTGTTGAGCGTGTTCGATCGCGCCGTTGCCGAGCTGGCGCTATTCGCCGCCGTCGTCATCCTCGTCGGCGGCATCGACGATCTCGTCATGGATTTGTTTTGGTGGCGCGTTCGGCGTCCCGAGCCGGATCGGCTGGCGCTGGTGCCCGCACCGCCTCTGCCGCTGGCGGTCTTCGTGCCCGCGTGGGACGAAAGGAGGGTGATCGGCGCCATGCTGCGTGCGACCCTGAGGCGTTATGATCACCCCGATTACCGCCTTTATGTCGGCTGCTATCCCAACGATGCCGGCACGTTGCAGGAGGCGCGGGCGGTAGCGGCAGAGGACGAGCGCGTGCGCGTGGTTGTCGTGGCGCATGATGGGCCGACGACCAAAGCCGACTGCCTCAACCAATTGTGGCAGGCACTGCTCGCCGACGATCTCGCCGGCGCGCGGCGCACGGCGGCGATCGTGCTGCACGATGCGGAGGATGTCGTCGACCCGGCGGAGTTACGGGTCTTCGACGATCATCTGCGCGACGTTGCGCTGGTGCAATTGCCGGTCATGCCGCTGATCGACCGGCGGCGATGGTTGATTTCCGGCCATTATGCCGATGAGTTCGCTGAATCGCACCGGCGCGATCTGGTGGTCCGGTCCGCGCTGGAAGCGGCCGTGCCGCTGGCCGGCGTGGCGTGCGCGATCCGGCGCGATGCGCTCGACCGGCTCGATGACGGCAGCGGCACGCCGTTCGAGCCGCAAAGCCTTACGGAGGATTACGAACTTGGACTGCGGGTCGCGGCGCTGGGATTGCCGGCGCGGTTCGTGCGCTTGCGGGAGCGCATGAACGGCCGTCTGATCGCAACCCGCGCCTATTTTCCGGACACGATCGAGGCCGCGGTGCGACAAAAGGCGCGCTGGGTGAATGGGATCGCGCTTCTGGGATGGGATCGGACCGGCTGGGGCAGGCGACGCCACGCCGCAGAATATTGGATGCGGATGCGCGATCGCCGTGGGCTGTTGACGGTGTTGGCGCTGATCGCCGCCTATCTGGCGCTGATCGGCTGGGGAGTGTCGTCGCTGGCGCATCTCCTCACCGGTCGCCCGGCGGAGCCGGTCGGGATCGGCCTTCGCGTGTTGTTGACGCTGAACGGTGGATTGCTGTGCTGGCGGCTGATTGCGCGGGCGATGCATACGGCCGCCGAACACGGGTGGGCTGAGGGCGTACGGGCGCTGCCGCGTGCGATGGTGTCCAATGGCATTGCGATGCTGGCGGCGCGGCGCGCGCTGGTCCGCTATCTGGCATCGTTCCGTGGCTCCCCGCCGCGCTGGGAGAAGACGATCCACCGCTTTCCGGACGAGCTACCCGCAACGTCATGA
- a CDS encoding RcnB family protein, which translates to MRHLVTAALLAASALSGVVASTPAAAQSREELRRDRQDIRQEQRQLARARERGDWRDVRAQRGDLREARQEYREDRRDYRRQRQWQRDRRAWQADMQQWRAGHRDLYARGGWQAPFRYQTFRPGGRIAPSYYGTQYVIADPWRYRLPAAPRSARWIRHYDDALLVDQRRGIVLDVVRGFYF; encoded by the coding sequence ATGCGTCATCTGGTCACCGCTGCGCTGCTCGCGGCCAGCGCATTGTCGGGCGTCGTTGCGTCGACGCCGGCGGCCGCGCAATCGCGGGAGGAGTTGCGGCGCGATCGTCAGGACATTCGCCAAGAACAGCGCCAGCTCGCTCGAGCCCGCGAGCGTGGCGACTGGCGCGACGTCCGCGCGCAACGTGGCGACCTGCGGGAAGCGCGGCAGGAGTATCGCGAGGATCGCCGTGATTATCGCCGGCAACGCCAGTGGCAGCGCGATCGGCGTGCGTGGCAGGCGGACATGCAGCAATGGCGCGCGGGGCATCGCGACCTGTATGCGCGCGGCGGCTGGCAGGCCCCGTTCCGCTATCAGACATTTCGGCCCGGCGGGCGGATCGCACCGTCCTATTATGGGACGCAATACGTGATCGCCGATCCGTGGCGTTATCGACTTCCGGCGGCGCCGCGCAGCGCACGATGGATTCGTCACTATGACGATGCTTTGCTGGTCGATCAGCGGCGTGGGATCGTGCTCGACGTAGTGCGAGGTTTTTACTTCTAG
- the bamE gene encoding outer membrane protein assembly factor BamE, with protein sequence MRSLIFLALAGVLAAGCAPLRSHQGYIVDADLVNAIQPGVDNRQSVLATLGTPSFASQFNQGDWYYIARDSRNYAFNAPRAKEQLTLQVSFDQAGNVTAIRKSGVEQVVSLKPYGKTTPTLGRERGFFQDLFGNIGAVGAAGGPGGAGPTGRNGQ encoded by the coding sequence ATGCGCTCGCTGATCTTCCTCGCCCTGGCCGGCGTTCTTGCCGCGGGCTGTGCTCCGCTCCGCTCGCATCAGGGCTATATCGTCGACGCCGATCTGGTGAATGCGATCCAGCCGGGGGTCGACAATCGCCAGTCGGTGCTCGCCACGCTCGGCACGCCCAGCTTCGCTAGCCAGTTCAACCAGGGCGACTGGTATTATATCGCGCGCGACAGTCGCAATTACGCGTTCAACGCCCCGCGTGCGAAGGAGCAGTTGACGTTGCAGGTCAGCTTCGATCAGGCCGGGAACGTCACGGCGATCCGCAAGTCCGGGGTCGAGCAGGTCGTCAGCCTGAAACCTTATGGCAAGACGACCCCGACGCTTGGCCGCGAGCGCGGCTTCTTCCAGGATCTGTTTGGCAACATCGGCGCCGTCGGTGCGGCCGGCGGACCGGGCGGGGCGGGGCCGACCGGGCGTAACGGCCAGTAA
- a CDS encoding DUF87 domain-containing protein, which translates to MNDIPGSHAFDTAIAAAFSGAKPATDPVTAIGHVCQIAGGRGELLLDRAALDALRVHRDPVLAMAGQVGGQVKVRVGTTWLIATTRALRLADERGEAVMAEVDFLGEGDEERLTGRMLRFRRGVTSYPVPGARVFAVDGHELREIYAASGRAAIEIGTVHPSRDVRASLYVDAMLGKHFALLGSTGTGKSTATALILHRICTLAPQGHIVMIDPHGEYGAAFGEAGALFDVSNLQMPYWLMNFEEHCEVFVTSTGAARQVDADILAKCLLAAKAKSRAGQEIAKLTVDAPIPYLLSDLIQILQQEMGKMDRAGDTSPYLRLKNKIDEVRADPRYGFMFSGMLVGDTMVAFVQRIFRLPGDGRPISIIDVSGVPNEITSVVVAVLARMVFDFAIWSRGDAQRPILLVCEEAHRYVPADPTARGSVARILGRVAKEGRKYGVALGLVTQRPSDLSEGVLSQCGTIIAMRLNNDRDQAFVRAAMPEGARGFLDALPALRNREAIVCGEGVSIPIRVAFDTLEEGRRPASDDPVFSALWRESGGEEGMIARTVQRWRAQGR; encoded by the coding sequence ATGAATGACATCCCCGGCTCGCACGCCTTCGATACCGCGATCGCCGCAGCCTTTTCGGGCGCGAAACCGGCAACTGATCCCGTCACGGCGATCGGCCATGTGTGCCAGATCGCGGGCGGACGGGGCGAACTGCTGCTCGATCGCGCCGCGCTCGACGCGTTGCGCGTGCATCGCGACCCGGTGCTGGCAATGGCGGGGCAGGTCGGCGGACAGGTGAAGGTGCGCGTCGGCACGACATGGCTGATCGCGACGACGCGCGCGTTGCGGCTGGCCGACGAGCGTGGCGAAGCGGTGATGGCCGAGGTCGATTTCCTCGGCGAGGGCGACGAGGAGCGGCTGACCGGACGGATGCTGCGTTTTCGCCGCGGCGTGACCAGCTATCCGGTGCCCGGCGCGCGGGTGTTTGCGGTCGACGGGCACGAATTGCGCGAGATCTATGCCGCGAGCGGGCGCGCGGCGATCGAGATCGGCACGGTGCATCCCAGCCGCGACGTGCGCGCCTCGCTGTATGTCGACGCGATGCTGGGCAAGCATTTCGCGCTGCTCGGCTCGACCGGCACCGGCAAGTCCACGGCTACCGCGCTGATCTTGCACCGTATCTGCACGCTGGCGCCGCAGGGGCATATCGTGATGATCGACCCGCACGGCGAATATGGCGCGGCGTTCGGCGAGGCCGGCGCGCTGTTCGACGTGTCGAACCTGCAGATGCCGTACTGGCTGATGAACTTCGAGGAGCATTGCGAGGTGTTCGTCACCTCGACCGGTGCCGCGCGGCAGGTGGATGCCGACATTCTCGCCAAATGCCTGCTCGCCGCCAAGGCCAAGAGCCGGGCGGGGCAGGAGATTGCCAAGCTGACCGTCGATGCGCCGATCCCGTATCTGCTGAGCGATCTGATCCAGATCCTGCAGCAGGAAATGGGCAAGATGGACCGCGCCGGGGATACGTCACCTTATCTGCGGCTTAAGAACAAGATCGACGAGGTGCGCGCCGATCCGCGGTATGGCTTCATGTTCTCGGGGATGCTGGTCGGCGACACGATGGTGGCGTTCGTTCAGCGCATTTTCCGTTTGCCGGGCGATGGCCGACCGATCTCGATCATCGATGTGTCGGGCGTGCCTAACGAAATCACCTCGGTGGTGGTGGCGGTGCTGGCGCGGATGGTGTTCGACTTCGCGATCTGGTCACGCGGCGACGCGCAGCGGCCGATCCTGCTCGTCTGCGAGGAGGCGCACCGTTACGTCCCCGCCGACCCGACGGCGCGCGGCTCGGTAGCACGAATCCTCGGGCGGGTGGCAAAGGAGGGGCGAAAATACGGGGTCGCGCTCGGCCTTGTGACGCAGCGGCCATCGGATTTGTCGGAAGGGGTGCTGTCGCAGTGCGGCACGATCATCGCGATGCGACTCAACAACGATCGCGATCAGGCGTTCGTCCGCGCCGCGATGCCCGAAGGGGCGCGCGGCTTCCTCGACGCACTGCCGGCGCTCCGCAACCGCGAGGCGATCGTCTGCGGGGAGGGCGTGTCGATCCCGATCCGGGTCGCGTTCGACACGCTGGAAGAGGGGCGGCGCCCGGCGTCGGACGATCCGGTCTTCTCCGCGCTGTGGCGCGAGAGCGGCGGCGAGGAGGGGATGATCGCGCGGACCGTCCAGCGCTGGCGCGCGCAGGGCCGCTAG
- a CDS encoding sulfite exporter TauE/SafE family protein — translation MDIYLPIANLSVNALVMIALGAGVGLLSGMFGVGGGFLTTPLLIVYGIPPTVAAASAASQVTGASVSGVFAHFRRGGVDTRMGTVLVIGGVLGSLFGAWLFRLLQQWGQIDTTIAITYVLLLGSIGLMMLKEAVDAILVAKGRRSAPARRRRHHPLVASLPFRTRFYASGLYISPLAPLLLGFFTGILTILLGVGGGFVLVPAMIYLLGMSTAVVVGTSLFQILFVTAAATLVHATTTKAVDIVLAGLLLIGSVVGAQVGARFAAKARPEYLRLALALMVLLVAGRIALGLGWRPDEIYTVELS, via the coding sequence ATGGACATCTATCTGCCGATCGCGAACCTGTCGGTGAACGCGCTGGTGATGATCGCGCTGGGCGCGGGCGTCGGCCTGCTGTCCGGGATGTTCGGGGTCGGCGGCGGGTTCCTGACCACGCCGCTGCTGATCGTCTACGGCATCCCGCCGACCGTCGCAGCCGCCTCGGCCGCCAGCCAGGTGACCGGCGCCAGCGTGTCGGGGGTGTTCGCGCATTTTCGGCGTGGTGGCGTCGACACGCGAATGGGGACGGTGCTGGTGATCGGCGGCGTGCTCGGCTCGCTGTTCGGCGCGTGGCTGTTCCGGCTGCTCCAGCAATGGGGGCAGATCGATACGACGATCGCGATCACCTATGTGCTGCTGCTCGGGTCGATCGGACTGATGATGCTCAAGGAAGCGGTCGACGCGATCCTGGTCGCTAAGGGGCGGCGGAGTGCGCCGGCGCGGCGGCGACGGCACCATCCGCTGGTCGCCAGCCTGCCGTTTCGGACCCGTTTTTATGCCTCGGGGCTGTATATCTCGCCGCTCGCACCGCTGCTGCTCGGCTTCTTCACCGGCATCCTGACGATCCTGCTCGGAGTCGGCGGCGGGTTCGTGCTGGTGCCGGCGATGATCTACCTGCTCGGCATGTCGACGGCGGTCGTGGTGGGGACGAGCCTGTTCCAGATATTGTTCGTCACCGCTGCGGCGACCCTGGTGCACGCGACCACGACCAAGGCGGTCGACATCGTGCTGGCGGGATTGCTGCTGATCGGATCGGTGGTCGGCGCGCAGGTCGGCGCCCGCTTCGCGGCGAAGGCGCGGCCCGAATATCTGCGGCTCGCGCTGGCGCTGATGGTGCTGCTGGTCGCGGGCCGGATCGCGCTGGGGCTGGGATGGCGGCCCGACGAAATCTATACGGTCGAATTGTCGTGA